The following proteins come from a genomic window of Anopheles ziemanni chromosome 3, idAnoZiCoDA_A2_x.2, whole genome shotgun sequence:
- the LOC131289766 gene encoding peptidoglycan-recognition protein LB, whose product MSVTNQMYASLSAIALGIVYLAVESKACGHPPYVSRDVWNAQPAKLVEHFAGPIPYVIIHHSYIPAACYSGLQCIEAMQEMQKMHQVQRQWNDIGYSFAVGGDGRVYQGRGFNVIGAHAPRYNNRSVGICLIGDWVADLPPKNMIAATQKLIEYGVRQGIIAQNYTLLGHRQVRSTECPGDRLFEEIKTWPHFSPMTDIVDQNKI is encoded by the exons ATGAGTGTAACAAACCAAATGTATGCTTCTCTCAGTGCAATTGCACTTGGAATAGTATACCTAGCAGTGGAGAGTAAAGCGTGCG GACATCCTCCGTACGTGTCCCGCGATGTGTGGAATGCCCAGCCGGCAAAACTAGTCGAACACTTTGCCGGACCCATTCCATACGTCATCATTCACCACTCGTACATACCGGCCGCGTGTTACAGTGGGCTGCAGTGCATCGAAGCGATGCAAGAGATGCAGAAGATGCACCAGGTTCAGCGACAGTGGAACGACATTGGATACAGTTTCGCAGTCGGCGGCGATGGTCGCGTGTATCAGGGTCGAGGATTCAACGTCATCGGTGCCCACGCTCCCCGGTACAACAATCGGAGCGTCGGTATATGCCTTATAGGTGACTGGGTCG CTGATTTACCACCGAAAAACATGATCGCGGCGACTCAAAAACTCATCGAATACGGTGTGCGGCAAGGAATCATCGCGCAGAACTACACCCTGCTTGGGCACCGACAAGTTCGATCCACAGAATGCCCCGGCGATCGACTGTTTGAGGAGATCAAAACGTGGCCGCACTTTTCCCCGATGACGGACATAGtcgatcaaaacaaaatttaa
- the LOC131286812 gene encoding trichoplein keratin filament-binding protein: MRSAKLQAALVKRREAEQIKYQKSAAVERYYDQWGRITSRYESWTTPQYYREAEEALRKREEEKRKATELQAKRERLKQMLQDEAEQLQKEVEDISRPKPKALSTEILEGVRARLHSAEESKKRLDLEANLYSKWRLGFDRDAVIMDSKTCHQAMAKLNWIDRQVEMQIQDEKNRREKQERELKLQEEFCRREELLLEKSRMREQEMKELRSMQEMHMAELKSREQEANELKLYEVRLKTKKDEMATELEQLRVYNDRRRDRVMAMHNLRRIKMLLRERSEAVRNDLRHDLQLLQRISIDNPSTTDSAEGIEYLRRKFQLQYDLEVEQQMAIENMYESEAKHNLSKWEDKWNSEAIIREQQLRCLLEDRLMDFEAKHVECSKRQRELIEVREQHLQAIESANQRLKELMSDKSRDEYVTSSNNSQLRELLVQREGCADNGRQMRRPTSQTSQRSSTFNSIFPFDDNFKELKLTKTLPRAETNTADELTVPRYGRKKVAWS; this comes from the exons atgcgtAGCGCCAAGCTGCAGGCAGCTCTGGTCAAACGGCGCGAAGCTGAACAGATCAAGTACCAAAAATCGGCCGCCGTAGAACGATACTACGACCAGTGGGGACGCATTACGAGCCGCTATGAATCGTGGACGACGCCCCAGTACTACCGGGAGGCAGAGGAGGCTCTACGGAAGCGggaggaagagaagagaaaagcgACTGAACTGCAGGCCAAACGAGAAAGACTGAAACAAATGTTGCAGGACGAAGCTGAACAGCTACAGAAGGAAGTGGAAG ATATATCCCGCCCTAAGCCGAAGGCCCTATCTACTGAAATTTTGGAAGGAGTCCGGGCACGCCTGCACAGCGCCGAAGAATCGAAAAAAAGGTTGGACCTCGAGGCGAACCTTTACAGCAAATGGCGCCTCGGGTTCGATCGCGATGCGGTCATTATGGACTCGAAAACGTGCCATCAAGCAATGGCGAAATTAAATTGGATCGATCGGCAGGTTGAAATGCAAATTCAGGATGAAAAGAATCGCCGGGAAAAGCAGGAGCGGGAGCTGAAGCTGCAGGAAGAGTTTTGCCGGAGGGaggagctgctgctggaaaAGAGTCGTATGCGGGAGCAGGAAATGAAAGAGCTTCGCAGCATGCAGGAGATGCACATGGCAGAGCTGAAGTCACGCGAGCAGGAAGCAAATGAGCTAAAGCTGTACGAGGTGCGACTGAAGACGAAAAAGGACGAGATGGCTACGGAACTGGAGCAATTGCGGGTGTACAACGATCGGCGACGCGATCGCGTAATGGCAATGCATAACTTGAGGCGCATAAAAATGTTACTCCGCGAGCGCTCGGAAGCGGTGCGTAACGATCTGCGACATGACTTGCAACTGCTTCAGCGCATCAGCATCGATAACCCGAGCACCACGGACAGTGCCGAAGGTATCGAATATTTGCGCCGAAAGTTTCAACTTCAGTATGATCTTGAGGTGGAGCAGCAAATGGCGATCGAAAATATGTACGAATCGGAGGCAAAGCACAACTTAAGCAAATGGGAAGACAAATGGAACAGTGAAGCTATCATTCGTGAGCAACAGTTACGCTGCCTGTTGGAGGATCGATTGATGGATTTCGAAGCGAAACACGTGGAATGCAGCAAACGGCAGCGTGAGCTTATCGAGGTACGCGAGCAGCACCTGCAGGCGATCGAAAGTGCCAACCAGCGGTTGAAAGAGTTAATGTCTGATAAATCGCGCGATGAGTATGTCACTTCGTCAAACAATAGTCAATTGCGGGAGCTTCTGGTGCAAAGGGAAGGATGTGCTGATAACGGCAGGCAAATGAGAAGACCAACGTCCCAAACTTCCCAACGAAGTAGTACATTCAACAGTATCTTTCCATTCGACGATAATTTCAAGGAGCTCAAGTTGACCAAAACCCTTCCACGGGCTGAAACAAACACTGCGGACGAACTGACGGTTCCTAGGTACGGGCGAAAAAAGGTTGCGTGGAGTTAA
- the LOC131288123 gene encoding ras-related protein Rab-8A, protein MAKTYDYLFKLLLIGDSGVGKTCILFRFSEDAFNTTFISTIGIDFKIRTIDLDGKKIKLQIWDTAGQERFRTITTAYYRGAMGIMLVYDITQEKSFENIKNWIRNIEENAAADVEKMLLGNKCELNEKRQVTRVRGEQLAVEYGIKFMETSAKASINVDDAFFTLARDIKCKMEKRMEANNPPKGGHQLKPPGEPRKPPSWLSKCNLF, encoded by the exons ATGGCAAAAACGTACGACTATCTGTTCAAACTTTTGCTTATCGGCGATTCCGGCGTTGGCAAGACCTGCATACTGTTCCGCTTTTCGGAGGATGCCTTCAACACCACATTCATCAGTACGATCG GAATTGATTTCAAGATTAGGACAATCGACTTGGATGGTAAAAAAATCAAGTTACAGATATG GGATACTGCCGGACAGGAGCGTTTCCGTACGATCACCACCGCCTACTATCGGGGCGCGATGGGTATCATGCTCGTATACGACATCACACAGgagaaatcgtttgaaaacattaaaaattggATACGAAACATCGAAGAAAACGCGGCTGCAGATGTGGAAAAGATGCTGCTTGGCAATAAGTGCGAGCTAAACGAAAAAAGACAG GTAACACGCGTCCGCGGTGAACAGCTTGCGGTAGAGTACGGAATCAAATTCATGGAAACGTCAGCAAAGGCAAGCATCAATGTCGATGATGCTTTCTTCACCCTAGCTCGAGATATCAAGTGcaaaatggagaaaagaaTG gAAGCAAATAATCCTCCTAAGGGTGGACATCAACTCAAACCGCCCGGCGAACCTCGAAAGCCACCCAGTTGGTTATCGAAGTGCAATCTGTTTTGA
- the LOC131288485 gene encoding ubiquitin carboxyl-terminal hydrolase 32 has product MGAKDSKPSCISYEEAVKRVTDLELRRIKDAFKRSAGTSGSVLSKSAFMQDVLGDGVPSVVADWLYTACGGTAKGIAFKELLCGLVLLTKGTQDEKIKFLWTLYCNDSGTHILKQEFQKAIQIETNYQSNATNSNHTATINCSNNNSQSVANRNNTQMQWNRLQVSLFGQNERVTFEQFKSWIQMHRGATALSKWLLQDACVNLSSELETPTFYQSLAGVTHLEEQDIGDLEKVFWLLKGAAITGQLDLESLGPLVSPPVPLAALGGVFLAFDENHDGHIDFKELCCGVSAACRGPSVERSKFCFKVFDIDRDGVLSFVEVRQMIDILLSVAREANAAGYRNLTHEKVLLELYRKAMESSGSSERVSEVAGVSDVPEFKFTQEDFLIWSIESRSNLVQPFLDLLFEVCHIVLGLRPQCRHLEGDIVRGWLAREVRRGYKVGQFWYLISSDWWQHWSQYTQQLTPSSSSCIHCKTTGAGYASNRTGSAGFGAAGGAPIGNGIAGVGGAGNVDEAMICDESFTSNSTESMGDLLGAGDSSSLGSGSSGISYGRHPGSAPGTIDNGSLIAPHIYKQIPTLTGEGGRLKRDLTLVQHRDFELVPDSLWKALAQWYGGPLPLPRQVIQPHSNGEVELELYPLNLRILRHQSQTLQHQQSSQMAGGSAWASMSGGYGALTTGSFPTTVSSAVLHPPKKYLAYTAAFSRLATVKQVAEFLCQRLKLKTEDIRVWHLVPTPTGITEFPYLLEEDHLTLSELSISDNDQILLEIRNKDLTWPEELGSLALTQGASGTQGMDRRGTVSSIQSQHPPGATGLHNLGNTCFMNAALQVLFNTQPLTQYFINKMHLYELNTTNKLGTKGQLVLRYAELLRDVWTASTRSIAPLKLRFCVTKHAPQFSGGGQHDSQELLDWLLDSLHEDLNRVMEKPYSELKDSDGRSDVIVATEAWSQHHARNQSIIVDLFYGQLKSKVTCQGCGRDSVRFDPFSLLSLPLPVENYTYCEVLVMLLDGSVPVKYGLRLNSEMRYWDLKKQLSDLCGLDPEQMLVSELSNSQIRFILPNEHRIKPSSACELYVYELPKVDSSVLRSRAGSELGINIEKGLKDIQRNQALLLPSLDPHQLTTSSIATTISSASSSASSSSSTAAMADDTVAITGRTKPPIAESRLVVVDGSAGAASTAITNGILSGTGGTGGGGVGGGSGESNGTTLANRRTSATSKVSRCFGNTLCMPPNMLCFKHIPEISASPDSTFIYGGGQYSEITMAYGGANNYQQKPSAIQQPTKEANRSKTISTTNLLNNGDNNGWDSNNRVLVGPGGSYDGGANHQHHYHHPGYECSDCDNIYMSEDTDFQHSDTISLGAMSKRLPPVPYGVGGGAAQKANYLIAVHRKLSRQDTYFLSHHKSKPGLFGVPLLIPCYDGVTNKELYCSVWLQVARLLSPLPPTPPDQSNHATDCDDSLGYDFPFTLRAVASGGRVCALCPWSRFCRGCEIPCNDGPLLQGLICSVPASSSNVSTPNLSSREQTPTFRRKVYATNSSSGSSSLEGAATTNQQPPPPPTSNGTAGGSSSSPMSSLQGSINTRSIQIAIDWDPTALHLRYQSTRERLWTEHESVAICRKQQTEPVDLDHCLRAFTSEEKLEQWYHCSHCKQKKPATKKLQIWKLPPILIVHLKRFNYVNGKWVKSQKVVNFPYEDFDPTPYLASVPQETILRHRDLLDGTRGDGRNRDCQEEFVEFDREMSMIDEASDEVSLSSLHVNGLNDGMVNGETESDESRNSISLPAIAGMTHVVAPSASGQLKDGGVDVGDSGQTTPRPKPQPSLVHSSDSTRRQRLVSTSLTKTPIIDGDLTDYHKHHLKPDCDPFELKYQLYAAVCHSGMLNGGHYISYAANPNGSWYCYNDSSCREIPTRPKIDPSTAYLLFYERRDLDYGPYLPKVDDRQLPSESLLDADDSDSDLKKMCTLM; this is encoded by the exons ATGGGTGCGAAGGACTCGAAACCGTCGTGCATCAGCTACGAAGAGGCTGTCAAACGGG tAACGGACTTGGAGCTACGACGAATCAaggatgccttcaaaagatCGGCTGGCACTAGCGGTTCAGTGCTTAGCAAAAGTGCCTTCATGCAGGATGTGCTCGGCGACGGTGTCCCGTCGGTGGTGGCCGATTGGCTGTACACGGCTTGTGGTGGCACGGCCAAGGGAATCGCCTTCAAGGAACTACTCTGCGGGCTGGTGTTGCTGACGAAAGGAACACAGGATGAGAAAATAAA atTTCTCTGGACATTGTACTGCAATGATTCTGGCACGCACATACTGAAACAGGAATTCCAAAAAGCCATACAAATAGAAACCAACTACCAAAGCAATGCCACCAACAGCAATCACACCGCAACCATCAATTGTAGCAATAATAATAGTCAATCGGTAGCGAATAGGAACAATACTCAAATGCAATGGAACCGTCTGCAGGTGTCACTGTTCGGGCAGAACGAGCGGGTCACGTTCGAGCAGTTCAAGTCCTGGATTCAGATGCACCGTGGGGCGACCGCACTGTCCAAGTGGTTGCTGCAGGACGCGTGTGTCAATCTCAGCTCCGAGCTGGAGACTCCCACCTTCTACCAGAGCCTGGCCGGCGTGACCCATCTCGAGGAGCAGGACATTGGCGATCTGGAGAAGGTTTTCTGGCTTCTGAAGGGAGCCGCTATTACGGGGCAGCTGGATTTGGAGTCACTCGGACCGCTGGTTAGTCCGCCCGTTCCGCTGGCAGCATTGGGTGGCGTTTTCCTCGCCTTCGACGAGAATCACGACGGGCACATCGATTTCAAGGAGCTGTGCTGCGGCGTTAGTGCCGCCTGCCGCGGCCCAAGCGTCGAAAGGAGCAAGTTCTGCTTCAAAGTGTTCGACATCGATCGAGATGGAGTGCTTAGTTTCGTGGAGGTCCGCCAAATGATCGACATACTGCTTTCGGTGGCCCGGGAAGCCAATGCCGCCGGGTACCGTAATTTGACGCATGAAAAGGTTCTATTGGAGTTGTACCGGAAGGCGATGGAATCGTCGGGAAGTTCGGAGCGAGTTAGCGAAGTTGCCGGAGTGTCGGATGTGCCAGAGTTTAAGTTTACCCAGGAGGATTTTCTCATTTGGAGCATTGAGAGCAGGTCGAACTTGGTTCAGCCGTTTTTGGACCTGCTGTTCGAAGTGTGCCACATTGTACTCGGCTTGCGCCCACAGTGTCGCCATCTGGAGGGAGACATCGTTCGTGGATGGCTTGCGCGGGAAGTGCGCCGTGGATACAAAGTTGGACAGTTTTGGTATCTGATTTCGTCGGATTGGTGGCAACACTGGTCCCAGTACACGCAGCAGCTGACTCCGTCGAGTTCCTCGTGCATACACTGCAAGACCACGGGGGCCGGTTACGCGAGCAATCGGACGGGAAGCGCAGGATTTGGAGCAGCTGGTGGAGCCCCGATTGGAAATGGCATCGCTGGAGTCGGGGGTGCGGGAAATGTGGATGAAGCAATGATCTGTGATGAAAGCTTTACGTCCAACTCGACGGAGAGTATGGGCGATCTGTTGGGAGCGGGAGATTCGTCCAGTCTGGGCTCGGGGAGCAGCGGAATTTCGTACGGCCGGCACCCTGGCAGTGCCCCTGGAACGATCGACAATGGGAGTTTGATTGCACCGCACATTTACAAGCAGATTCCAACGCTCACTGGCGAGGGTGGTCGGCTCAAGCGGGATCTTACGCTGGTGCAGCATCGAGACTTTGAGCTTGTGCCGGACTCACTGTGGAAGGCACTGGCGCAATGGTACGGTGGACCCTTGCCCCTGCCAAGGCAAGTCATTCAACCTCACAGCAATGGAGAGGTCGAGCTGGAGTTGTATCCACTGAACTTACGGATCTTACGTCATCAGAGCCAAACGCTTCAGCATCAGCAAAGCTCTCAGATGGCCGGAGGAAGTGCATGGGCCAGTATGTCCGGTGGGTACGGTGCTCTGACGACCGGAAGCTTCCCAACAACGGTATCATCGGCCGTTTTGCACCCGCCGAAGAAGTATCTCGCGTACACGGCCGCATTTAGTCGGCTAGCGACGGTGAAACAGGTGGCCGAGTTCCTATGCCAAAGACTGAAGCTGAAAACGGAGGATATTCGTGTGTGGCATCTGGTGCCTACGCCGACCGGAATTACCGAGTTCCCGTATCTTCTGGAGGAGGACCACCTAACGTTGAGTGAGCTATCGATCTCGGACAACGATCAGATCCTGCTCGAAATTCGCAACAAGGATCTCACCTGGCCCGAGGAGCTGGGATCACTGGCCCTGACACAGGGAGCCAGTGGTACGCAGGGCATGGATCGTCGGGGAACGGTTTCCTCCATTCAGTCGCAGCATCCACCCGGTGCCACCGGGCTCCACAATTTGGGCAACACGTGCTTCATGAACGCGGCGCTGCAAGTCCTCTTTAACACACAACCCCTCACGCAGTACTTCATCAATAAGATGCATCTGTACGAGCTCAATACGACCAACAAACTGGGCACCAAGGGCCAGTTAGTGTTGCGTTACGCGGAACTTTTGCGTGACGTCTGGACCGCTTCTACTCGCTCGATTGCACCGCTGAAGCTACGCTTTTGCGTCACGAAACATGCGCCTCAGTTTTCTGGCGGTGGACAACACGACTCGCAGGAGCTACTCGATTGGCTCCTGGATTCGCTTCACGAGGACCTCAACCGAGTGATGGAGAAACCGTACAGTGAGCTGAAGGATTCCGATGGACGGTCCGATGTGATCGTAGCGACGGAAGCTTGGAGTCAGCATCATGCGCGAAACCAAAGTATCATCGTGGATTTGTTCTATGGGCAGCTCAAATCGAAGGTTACCTGCCAGGGCTGCGGCCGCGACTCGGTCCGATTCGATCCGTTCAGTCTGCTGAGCCTTCCATTGCCGGTGGAGAACTACACCTACTGTGAGGTTCTAG TTATGCTCCTGGATGGTTCGGTTCCAGTGAAGTATGGTTTGCGTCTAAACTCCGAGATGCGGTACTGGGATCTCAAGAAGCAGCTAAGCGATCTGTGTGGCCTAGATCCGGAGCAAATGTTAGTATCGGAGCTGTCCAACTCACAGATCCGGTTCATTTTGCCGAACGAGCATCGGATTAAACCGAGCTCGGCTTGCGAGCTGTACGTGTACGAGCTGCCGAAAGTGGACAGTAGTGTACTACGGTCACGTGCCGGATCAGAGCTGGGCATTAATATCGAGAAAGGACTTAAGGACATCCAGCGGAATCAAG CTCTTCTACTACCGTCATTAGACCCGCACCAGCTAACGACCAGCTCGATCGCCACCACCATATCGTCCGCATCGTCGTccgcttcctcctcctcctccacggCAGCCATGGCGGATGATACGGTGGCCATTACAGGGCGCACGAAGCCACCGATCGCGGAAAGCCGCCTGGTGGTTGTTGATGGTAGTGCCGGAGCAGCCAGCACGGCCATTACCAACGGCATCCTTTCCGGCACCGGTGGCACTGGCGGCGGAGGTGTGGGGGGCGGCAGCGGCGAAAGTAACGGTACGACGCTGGCTAACCGCAGGACTTCTGCCACGTCGAAGGTAAGCCGGTGCTTTGGCAACACACTCTGCATGCCCCCGAATATGTTGTGCTTCAAG CACATTCCCGAAATTAGTGCGAGTCCGGACAGCACGTTCATCTATGGCGGAGGCCAGTATAGCGAAATTACGATGGCATATGGTGGGGCAAATAATTATCAGCAAAAACCGTCGGCCATCCAGCAGCCAACGAAAGAGGCGAACAGATCGAAGACGATATCGACCACCAATTTGTTGAACAACGGTGACAACAATGGGTGGGACAGCAATAACCGTGTTCTGGTCGGCCCTGGTGGCTCATACGATGGTGGCGctaaccaccaacaccactaccaccatccCGGGTATGAGTGCAGCGATTGCGATAACATCTACATGAGTGAAGACACTGATTTCCAACATTCGGACACCATAAGTTTGGGCGCAATGAGCAAACGGCTACCGCCCGTGCCGTATGGGGTAGGAGGTGGTGCTGCGCAGAAGGCAAACTACCTTATAGCGGTCCACCGGAAGCTAAGCCGACAGGATACGTACTTCCTCTCACACCACAAATCGAAACCGGGCCTTTTCGGGGTGCCTCTGCTGATTCCGTGCTACGACGGTGTGACCAACAAGGAGCTCTACTGTTCCGTGTGGTTACAGGTGGCCCGCTTACTCAGCCCCCTTCCGCCGACACCACCCGATCAATCGAACCACGCAACCGACTG TGATGACAGCCTAGGGTATGACTTTCCGTTCACTTTACGAGCGGTGGCAAGCGGTGGACGTGTTTGTGCCCTATGTCCGTGGTCACGTTTCTGTCGCGGTTGTGAGATCCCGTGCAACGATGGCCCCCTCTTGCAAGGGTTGATTTGTTCAGTTCCCGCTTCATCGA GCAACGTTTCCACACCAAACTTGTCATCCCGCGAACAGACACCTACCTTCCGTCGAAAGGTGTACGCGACGAACTCATCGTCTGGCTCGTCGTCACTGGAAGGTGCAGCCACTACTAATCAACAACCTCCGCCGCCACCGACGTCGAATGGTACGGCGGGTGGCTCATCTTCGTCACCGATGTCATCCTTGCAGGGTTCCATTAATACACGCTCTATTCAGATTGCCATCGATTGGGACCCAACGGCACTTCATCTACGCTATCAGAGCACACGCGAAAGG CTGTGGACGGAACATGAATCTGTAGCCATCTGCCGCAAGCAGCAGACGGAACCGGTCGATCTGGATCATTGCCTGAGGGCGTTCACGTCGGAAGAGAAGCTTGAGCAATGGTACCACTGCTCGCACTGCAAGCAAAAGAAACCGGCAACTAAAAAGCTTCAGATATGGAAACTGCCTCCCATTTTG ATCGTTCACTTGAAGCGCTTCAACTACGTCAATGGCAAATGGGTAAAGTCTCAGAAGGTGGTAAACTTCCCATACGAAGATTTCGATCCAACGCCGTACCTGGCTTCAGTGCCACAGGAAACGATATTGCGGCATCGTGATTTACTCGATGGCACGCGCGGGGACGGACGTAATCGCGATTGCCAGGAAGAGTTTGTCGAGTTCGATCGGGAAATGTCAATGATCGATGAGGCTAGCGACGAGGTGTCACTCTCGTCGTTACACGTGAACGGCCTAAATGATGGAATGGTCAACGGCGAAACGGAAAGCGATGAGTCACGGAACAGTATTAGTCTCCCTGCCATCGCTGGGATGACCCATGTAGTGGCACCAAGTGCAAGTGGACAGTTGAAAGACGGTGGTGTTGATGTTGGTGACAGTGGACAGACAACGCCTCGACCGAAGCCTCAGCCTTCCTTAGTGCATAGCAGTGATTCGACTCGTAGGCAACGGTTAGTTTCTACGAGCCTTACCAAGACTCCAATCATCGATGGAGACTTGACGGATTACCACAAACACCATTTGAAGCCAGATTGCGATCCATTTGAACTGAAGTATCAGTTGTACGCCGCTGTG TGCCACTCTGGTATGCTGAACGGTGGCCATTACATCTCGTACGCGGCCAATCCGAACGGATCTTGGTATTGCTACAACGACAGCTCATGCCGGGAGATACCGACGCGACCCAAAATCGATCCCAGCACGGCCTATCTGTTGTTCTACGAGCGCCGGGACCTAGACTATGGTCCGTACCTTCCCAAGGTGGACGATCGGCAACTGCCCAGCGAGAGTCTCCTCGACGCGGACGACAGTGATAGTGACCTAAAGAAGATGTGCACGCTTATGTAA